Proteins from one Trichoplusia ni isolate ovarian cell line Hi5 chromosome 9, tn1, whole genome shotgun sequence genomic window:
- the LOC113497333 gene encoding xanthine dehydrogenase-like gives MFKMETIDDIMPKDVETVLVFFVNGKKVVEKNPDPECTLLFYLRKKLLLTGTKYGCGEGGCGACTVMVSQFLRHENRVKHIAVNACLTPLCAMHGLAVTTVEGIGSTQDRLHPVQERIAKAHGSQCGFCTPGIVMSMYTLLRSKKNIDYTDIETSLQGNLCRCTGYRPIIEGFKTFIEGWEKCYNSPGEKGVCAMGKDCCRNKEGNSGNQLFNKSAFQPYDSTQEPIFPPELKVESRYEEAYLFFKGENVTWIRPNNLNSLLQLKSKYPSAKIVVGNSEIGVEVKFKKKIYPILLYPTMIQEMNFLNVSSKGIVIGATTTLSELYSFLEEQINENPKTCKIFEAIKDMLHWFAGTQIRNVATLVGNIMTASPISDLNPILMACSAVLNIYSKKSGYREVVIDEAFFNGYRTTVLEEDAVVVSVEIPFTEDLQYVKAYKQARRKEDDISIVTAAFNVKFDPITKSVLYAKLCYGGMGPTTICANVTSKLLIGQKWDQNMLNIIFSSLITELQLDSSAPGGMADYRKSLCLSLFFRFYLYVLKSLSKPNGVKVYDDKDITGAQEISAVEPNSSQCFEIRNQEKVVSHAVGKPITHVSALKQATGEAIYCDDIPTVAGELYLKLVFSTEAHAKILSVDASKALLVPGVEAFLSAADLDKESNKMGPIMKDEEIFSRETVTSRACVIGAIVATSEDAARKGKDLVVVNYEQLDPVIVTIEDAISHGSYFPSYPRILRKGDVNDVFTNSTHIAEGQVRSGAQEHFYLETMSAYASRKEDELEIIASTQHPEDIARLVSESLQIPSHKIIAKVKRIGGGFGGKESRPAILAVPVAIAAYKLKRPVRAVLDRDEDMQLSGYRHPCLIKYKVGFTDGGIITAAKFEIYANAGNSMDISCAMMERALVHVDNCYFIPNVEVHGYLCKTNMPSNTAFRGFGAPKAMMAAETMIRHVATVLNKSYEEIIGINMYKEGSLTHYNQKLTYCTLTRCWNECLETSHYWQRRLEVEDFNRHNRWKKKGIALVPTKYGISFQVNVLMQAGALLLVYKDGSVLLSIGGIEMGQGLFTKMIQVASTALEIDYTKIHISEMSTDKVPNSSPTAASISSDLYGMAVLEACKILKARLEPFKAKNPNGKWEDWVIDAYVNRVQLSATGFYAAPEIEYNSETNSGNLYEYFTYGVACSEVIIDCLTGDHQVLRTDIVMDVGESLNPAIDIGQIEGAFMQGYGYYTMEEMVFSPRGEALSRGPGAYKIPGFSDIPKVFNVSLLKGAPNPRAVYSSKAVGEPPLFLAASVFFAIKDAIRSARVDSGESPEFVLDAPATCARIRMACEDLITKQVKPTIKDTGKPWNVIA, from the exons ATGTTTAAAATGGAAACTATAGACGATATAATGCCAAAAGATGTGGAGacagttttagtattttttgttaacggCAAAAAG gTTGTCGAGAAAAACCCGGATCCAGAATGTACGTTGTTGTTTTATCTCCGCAAGAAACTATTACTAACTGGCACAAAATATGGATGTGGCGAGGGTGGCTGTGGCGCCTGCACAGTTATGGTGTCTCAGTTTTTAAGACATGAAAATCGTGTCAA GCACATTGCAGTGAACGCCTGTTTAACACCTTTGTGTGCGATGCACGGCTTGGCAGTCACTACAGTCGAAGGCATCGGATCCACACAAGACCGGCTACATCCCGTCCAAGAAAGGATAGCGAAAGCTCACGGATCGCAGTGCGGCTTCTGTACTCCAGGGATCGTCATGTCTATGTACACGTTACTtcgaagcaaaaaaaatatagattacaCAGACATCGAAACCTCTTTACAGGGAAACCTCTGTAGGTGCACTGGTTACAGACCTATTATTGAAGGCTTCAAAACTTTTATAGAAGGATGGGAAAAGTGCTATAACTCACCTGGCGAGAAGGGTGTCTGTGCAATGGGGAAAGACTGTTGTCGAAATAAAGAAGGAAATAGTGGCAATCAGCTGTTCAATAAGTCAGCTTTCCAGCCGTATGATTCAACACAGGAACCCATTTTCCCACCTGAATTAAAAGTAGAGAGCCGTTATGAAGaggcttatttatttttcaagggAGAAAACGTTACATGGATAAGGCCAAACAATTTAAACAGTTTGCTTCAACTCAAGAGCAAATATCCTTCTGCAAAAATTGTCGTAGGCAATAGTGAAATTGGGGTGGAAGTAAAgttcaaaaagaaaatctatcCCATTCTATTGTATCCCACGATGATACAAGAAATGAACTTCTTGAATGTTTCAAGTAAAGGGATTGTTATAGGTGCTACAACTACATTAAGCGAACTGTATAGTTTTCTTGAAGAGCAAATAAACGAAAATCCTAAAACATGTAAGATTTTTGAAGCCATCAAAGATATGCTTCATTGGTTTGCTGGAACACAGATACGGAATGTTGCAACATTAGTGGGAAATATAATGACAGCTAGTCCAATATCTGATTTGAATCCGATACTAATGGCATGTTcagctgttttaaatatttacagcaaAAAATCTGGATACCGTGAGGTAGTCATAGACGAAGCATTTTTCAATGGGTATAGAACTACTGTTCTCGAAGAAGACGCTGTTGTTGTATCTGTTGAGATACCTTTTACGGAAGATTTGCAATATGTCAAAGCTTACAAACAGGCTAGGCGAAAAGAAGATGATATTTCTATAGTGACCGCGGCGTTCAATGTGAAGTTTGATCCTATTACCAAATCAGTATTATATGCAAAATTGTGTTATGGTGGTATGGGGCCAACAACCATTTGTGCTAATGTAACTTCAAAGTTACTAATTGGACAGAAATGGGatcaaaatatgttaaatatcatatttagcTCGCTAATAACCGAGTTGCAATTAGATAGCTCTGCCCCAGGGGGAATGGCAGATTATCGGAAGTCTCTCtgcttaagtttattttttagattctATTTATACGTGTTAAAAAGCCTTAGCAAACCTAATGGTGTGAAGGTGTATGATGACAAAGATATCACTGGAGCACAAGAAATATCTGCGGTGGAACCAAATAGTTCACAGTGCTTTGAAATAAGAAACCAAGAGAAGGTTGTTTCTCATGCCGTTGGGAAACCAATAACACATGTTTCGGCATTAAAGCAAGCTACGGGGGAAGCTATTTACTGCGACGATATTCCAACCGTAGCAGGCGAACtgtatttaaaacttgtatttagTACAGAAGCTCATGCAAAAATTTTGTCAGTAGACGCTAGTAAAGCTTTATTAGTACCAGGGGTGGAAGCATTTTTGTCAGCAGCCGATTTAGACAAGGAAAGCAATAAAATGGGTCCAATCATGAAAGACGAAGAAATATTTTCTCGTGAAACAGTGACAAGTCGTGCTTGCGTAATAGGTGCTATAGTAGCTACTTCAGAAGATGCAGCTAGAAAAGGAAAGGACTTAGTAGTTGTCAACTACGAACAATTAGATCCAGTAATAGTAACAATCGAAGATGCAATATCACATGGCTCGTATTTCCCTTCCTATCCACGTATTCTAAGAAAGGGTGACGTCAATGATGTCTTTACAAATTCAACTCATATTGCGGAAGGTCAGGTCAGAAGTGGAGCACAAGAACATTTTTACTTAGAAACGATGTCAGCTTATGCTTCCAGAAAAGAAGATGAACTTGAGATAATAGCTTCGACACAACATCCTGAAGATATAGCA CGTTTGGTATCAGAATCGCTTCAAATCCCTAGCCATAAAATTATTGCCAAAGTTAAAAGGATTGGCGGTGGCTTCGGAGGTAAAGAGTCGAGACCAGCAATTTTGGCCGTCCCGGTAGCAATAGCCGCATACAAATTAAAGAGACCTGTAAGAGCTGTACTAGACAGAGATGAAGATATGCAGTTATCCGGCTACAGACATCCgtgtttgataaaatataaagtcgGATTTACGGATGGGGGAATTATAACAGCGGCCAAATTTGAGATTTATGCCAACGCAGGGAACTCAATGGATATATCTTGTGCG ATGATGGAGAGAGCCTTAGTACATGTCGACAATTGTTACTTCATACCAAATGTTGAAGTGCATGGCTATCTATGCAAGACTAATATGCCTTCGAACACTGCCTTCAGAGGGTTTGGAGCCCCAAAAGCAATGATGGCTGCTGAGACTATGATACGCCACGTAGCGACAGTATTAAACAAAAGCTATGAAGAGATTATTGGAATCAACATGTACAAGGAAGGTTCATTGACCCATTATAATCAAAAGCTAACATACTGCACTCTGACAAGGTGTTGGAACGAATGTTTAGAAACTTCTCATTACTGGCAACGAAGGTTAGAAGTTGAGGATTTCAACAg GCATAATAGGTGGAAAAAGAAAGGTATCGCATTGGTGCCCACAAAATACGGAATATCGTTCCAAGTAAACGTTCTTATGCAAGCTGGCGCATTACTATTGGTCTATAAAGATGGATCAGTTCTACTTTCAATCGGTGGCATCGAAATGGGACAAGGCCTATTTACAAAGATGATACAAGTAGCCTCAACAGCTTTAGAAATCGATTATACGAAAATTCACATCAGTGAAATGTCAACCGACAAAGTTCCAAATAGTTCACCGACAGCTGCAAGTATAAGTTCTGATTTATATGGTATGGCCGTCTTAGAAGCCTGCAAAATCTTAAAAGCTCGATTGGAACCTTTTAAAGCTAAAAATCCCAATGGAAAATGGGAAGACTGGGTCATTGATGCTTACGTCAATAGAGTGCAGTTATCAGCTACCGGATTTTACGCTGCTCCAGAGATAGAATACAATTCTGAGACAAATTCTGGCAATTTGTACGAATACTTTACTTATGGAGTAGCTTGTTCAGAGGTTATTATCGATTGCTTGACCGGCGACCATCAGGTACTCAGAACAGACATAGTGATGGATGTTGGAGAAAGCTTGAATCCTGCTATAGACATAGGGCAAATTGAAGGTGCCTTCATGCAAGGCTATGGTTATTATACAATGGAGGAGATGGTATTCTCACCTCGTGGAGAAGCTCTTTCGCGAGGCCCTGGAGCTTACAAAATACCAGGATTTTCAGACATTCcgaaagtttttaatgtttctcTATTGAAGGGTGCTCCGAATCCTCGAGCAGTTTATTCATCAAAG GCTGTTGGTGAACCTCCTCTCTTCCTTGCCGCGTCAGTATTTTTCGCTATCAAAGATGCTATACGGTCAGCTCGGGTAGACAGCGGAGAATCTCCAGAATTCGTTTTGGATGCACCAGCAACGTGCGCGCGTATAAGAATGGCTTGTGAAGATCTAATTACAAAACAG GTAAAACCTACGATTAAGGATACTGGGAAGCCGTGGAATGTGATAGCTTGA
- the LOC113497336 gene encoding cytochrome c oxidase assembly protein COX20, mitochondrial: MDTVVKSMLDEEVEEEKKGLVIFGRDVSKIPCFRESFLYGIATGIGVGLAAFIKTSRPMLSQHIGVGTFSMTTMVYWCFCRYEWSKQRFDAQILQDALKDKIMYEGTAMERELEQKGVLKSA; this comes from the exons atggATACTGTTGTCAAAAGTATGCTCGATGAGGAGGTCGAAGAGGAGAAAAAG GGTTTAGTAATATTTGGTAGGGATGTCTCCAAAATACCTTGCTTCAGAGAGAGTTTCCTGTACGGCATTGCAACAGGAATCGGCGTTGGTTTAGcagcttttataaaaacatcaagGCCCATGCTATCACAACATATTGGTGTTGGGACTTTTTCAATGACCACAATGGTATATTGGTGCTTTTGTAGGTATGAGTGGTCGAAGCAAAGGTTTGATGCTCAGATCTTACAAGATGCACTGaaagataaaattatgtatgaaGGTACAGCAATGGAGAGAGAGCTAGAACAAAAAGGTGTTTTAAAATCagcttaa